The nucleotide window GGGGAGAGGGCTAAGAGCGGTGAGGCTCTCGTTGGCTGGTGATTAGCGCATCATGCTCTGACGAGAGCTGCATCACCTGAGGGATTAGCAGGCGATGGTAACTGCGGCAATGTCGCATGAGGAGGGGCCGATGTTGGTCCTGGAATTATATGCCGGGTGCCGCTGGAAATTGGCACGACAATGCCGTCGGGGCCCGTAAATTGATTGGCGGCATTGATATTGATGCCATAAACACGTCGGACAGGTCAAGTCGACAAGTCATTGAACGTCCGACTGCAAGGGCGCGATGCGAACAGTGGCCCGCCCTTGTGCGAGAGTAGGTAAACTCCTGAGGGGTCGGTCGACCTGGTTGCCGTTCGCGCCCTATGTGTATTCGGGGATTCGGTTGCGACCTGATATGGATCGGGGCGGTGGCGACGGAGCGCCGGCCGGGAATGGTACAATGGTGTAGCTATGTCAATTCCTGGCAGCTGCGTTGTGGCACGCGCAGAGCCGTGTCGTAGTTGACGCGGCGATACTTGATCCTAGCTGTCGGGCCATTGATTGACGCGGGCTTTCCATCGTGTCTCGTGTCCATCATCTCGAGTTCCCGTCCGTCGTCCACCATGTTACTGccagctcgtcctcggtTTCCGAATGTAGCGATCCAGACAGGGTTCTTGGACGTTCCGGGGGCCTCGTTTGGGGGCGGTCGTAGTGGTTTTCAGGCTCTGAAATTTCCCCCTTTGGAGAAGCGGTGGAACGTTTTGCGGTGGAGCGTGGGACGGACTCGGGCTGCCAAGGGACCCCCCTAGGGCGCCAACAAAAACTGTTCCTGACAAGGTACTTCCCCGTCGTTGTCCAGTGACCCGGCGGAAGGGCGTTCGTTGCATTGATTTGGGTGGCCAGTGCGGTGTTCCAATGTCGTCGGTCGTCGGCCGTCGGGCGAGATGGGCCCCAGGTTGCTTGCTCTTGCCCAGGCCACCGATGATGACCTGAGTTGGAACTTGAGGGCTTGGTTGAGGGGTAGGGTTGGATGATTGTGTGTTGCGTTGCATCCATGTACTCTGTATTGTATGTATGCCTTGAATGCTTGGTGATGCCGTACCTTGCCGCGCCTTGCCTTGCtgatgcgatgcgatggcGTACCCGGCTTGCTTTGTTCCCTGGCGGCCTGGCGGGGGAAGAAAACCAGCCAGGCGAGGCGAGGTGAGGTGTCGGTATGGCAAGGCTAGACGGCCGCCCGGTTAGGGCATCTGGCGACAACCGCGGATGGAATGGCCAGTTGCAAACGGCGGTTTTGGAACCATGTCGGGAAGATGGATTTGACAAGCCAAGAAGTCTTTCCCACCCAAGAATAGAAATAATCCATGGCTTGAGGGGAAAATCCAAAAAAGACGAAAAGTTACAAACAATGAAAACACTCCAACGCTAATAACGACGTGACAGGACAAGaagggaggaaggaggaagcGCGATGGCGGGAAGCCACGAACCACTCAGTTCCTTCCTTGTCCTTGCACGCTGACCCTACTACGCATTGCCTACCTATCCATCCATCAGACAGACGGTAGGAAAAAAGTACGTGCCCTGTAGGCAAAGCAGAGGTGCAAGGGCAGGTACCTGCCGCCGGATATCTGACGCAAGAAGTACTTCGTCCCCCAATGGCACTTGCCTACCTTCctcaggtacctacctaaatccagtccagtccaggCCAGGCCACAGTCGTCAGTCCGCTCCAGCAGCCTGTCCGCCCCAGtggtccgccgccgccggccggccgccctctccctctccctcccctcacactcacactcacactcaccctcaccctcacaCCTCACACACGCTCCCTGAGCCCTGCTCTCCTCTCCGTTCAGGTCTGCCTTTTCGCCTCCACTTTTGGGCTCCCATCCCCATTAAGGTACCCTTcgcccttcctcctccctccctctctcctcccccttcgcTCTTCCCTTCTTCACCCCACGATCTCTTCTCGAGCACCCCTTGACCTGCCAAAAGGCTGTttgccctccctcccccagcACATCGTCCTGTCCCGCCTGTTTGGACACGGCTTTTTTCGTTGGGCTTGGAGAGAGTAATTAATCCATTCCGCTCTCGACTGCATCAATTActcccgtctcctcctccatcaacCAGTCTCCATccggtcgtcgtcgttgtcgtcgtcgccgtccgtcCTCCCATCAACTGTCGATTCTCCCGAGAAACCCCATCTTGACTTCGTCGACCTCTTTCGTCATCCAACCACCCACTCGACACCGCACCACCTGCCACGCcacgcaacgcaacgcaacgcaacgccTCCGATACCACAAACTCACACATACAAATATTCAACAGGTGAGCTCAGCCTCTCTCTGCCCACTACTGCATGCTATTCTCGATATCCTGTTTGCTGTTTGCCCCGTCGCCAATCCATTGCCAACGGTCATTCCGTTCTTGGTCCACTTCGCCCACTTGGGAATGATTATCCTATTGCTCTCCCTCTGGCTCGGCCAGCTCAAACCAACCTTGAGCTGACGGAGGCCGGGTGGGTTGTCTGGTGGATACTGACTTTTGCCTCATTCAatccttctctctctcccactctcGCACTCTTCCAAGGCCTCGACCAACTTCCCCACTCCTTAAACTGCCCATCTCCTTCCGCTTTTCAACGTCCCCGAGACCCTATCTTTTTCATCACCCCAACGTCACAACCCTCAAAGATTTTCTTCCCTCCTCACGTTTCATGCATCCTTACTGACAGAGTCGTTTCAACCAGCCAGCAGCTTCGCTGTCGATAAGTCTCTTTGTTTGTCAACCGACACCCAACTCGCCAACACAATATCTGTATCCGAAAGGAGCAGTCTAAAAACCAAAACTCAAGATGACCACAATGGTAAGTCGATGGAAACAAGGCGATCCCCCCCACCGCGGAGCAGGACGGACCTTTAGGCGTCGAGTGCTCTCAGCTCTTTTGCGTATAATGACCCCATCTTGCCTGCCCTGGTCGCCTTATCAGTTGGGTTTTGCTCACCGCTCACGTCCTCAATGCAGGATCTCCGCGTCGGTAACAAGTACCGCATTGGCCGCAAGATTGGCTCCGGCTCGTTTGGTGACATCTACCTCGGCACCAACATCATCTCGGGCGAGGAGATTGCCATTAAGCTCGAGAgcgtcaaggccaagcacCCCCAGCTTGAGTACGAGGCTAGGGTCTACAAGtcgctcgccggcggcgttggcatCCCCTTCGTCCGCTGGTTCGGCACCGAGTGCGACTACAATGCCAtggtcctcgacctcctcggccccAGTCTTGAGGATCTCTTCAACTTCTGCAACCGCAAGTTCTCTCTCAAGActgtcctccttctcgccgaTCAGTTGATTTCTCGCATCGAGTACATCCATGCCAAGTCTTTCATCCACCGTGATATTAAGCCCGACAACTTCCTCATGGGTATTGGTAAGCGCGGCAATCAGGTCAACGTCATCGACTTCGGTCTGGCCAAGAAGTACCGCGACCCCAAGACGCACTTCCACATTCCTTACAGAGAGAACAAGAACCTGACGGGAACCGCCCGCTACGCCTCCATCAACACCCATTTGGGTGTCGGTATGTTATCTGCGCACCCACTCTCCGccctttcccttttctcATGGCCGCTGACATGTTCGCAGAGCAATCTCGTCGTGACGACATGGAGTCCCTTGGTTATGTCATGCTCTACTTCTGCCGTGGATCCCTCCCATGGCAGGGACTGAAGGCCGCTaccaagaagcagaagtACGACCGAAtcatggagaagaagatgaccaCCCCGACCGAGGTCCTTTGCCGCGGCTTCCCCAATGAGTTCGCCATCTACCTCAACTACACCCGATCCCTCCGATTCGATGACAAGCCCGACTACAGCTACCTTCGCAAGATCTTCCGTGATCTCTTCGTCCGCGAGGGTTTCCAGTACGACTACGTCTTCGACTGGACCGTCTACAAGTACCAGAAGAATGCTCAGGCCATCGCTCAGGCCGCCGGAGCCACtcaggaggaggacgaaaAGGCGCGGGCATCTCGCACGAATGCCGCTACTGCTGGTCAGCCGACCCCTCAGTCTGGCGCTAATAAGCCTAACGCCCTTCCCAGCTCGCGCCGCAAAGTGATTGAACGAGGATctggtgctggtgttgaCACCCCGGATACCAACCGTGCCGTCGGTGGAAGTGACAGGATGTAAGCAtattcctcctccccttgtTGCTTCCGCTTGTTacttccccttctcttcccctcccaccAGCCCTGTGGCATGCCGTTGACCCCTGGCTGAAGAATACTGGCTGACAAAAGCATGCTGACCTAGTGGACGATGATCTAGTTTGCGCTCGGCTACGAAAAGCGCAGGTCCTGCACATGGTTCGAGCTCCTATCTGCCGAAGTgatcctcgacggcggcaaccaTGTGCATCTGTCCAACATGTTTTGAGAGTATGACCAGATCGGCCTTTACTGGCTTCATTGCTCCGTGGCATGGTTACCAGGCATCACGATTGGTACGGGTTCTGCTCACCAGCAGGGTCTCTTTGATGATACGCCTTGCCACGCGAACCGATCGCATTCTCTTTTTTACGCATTTCTCATCTTCGTTCTTCGACATTTCTGGGTTGATTTTGATGGATGGCTCGATTCTTCATGACGGGACACCTGACCAGGGAGTTGCCCAGCAGATTTTGCTGCCGGGGCTTCTTGGGTCTGGTTCCATGGCAGGAAGAACTCGAACGGCACGTCCGGTACCTCATCTCTGTgaggcgccgtcgtcgggtcGCCCCGCGAGACATCCCCTACCTTCCCCGAACCTGAGTGCCCTGGTTTCCTGACCTAGCACCTCGTCGATGCGTTGGAGTTGCGTTCCACCGACGGTTTTTCCTTGTTCTATTTCTTTAACTTTCCTACTTTCTCCCCCTTCCGGTCACGCACAGTACGATTTGATATTTACTTTTCGATGGCTTCGCACTTGGTCATTCACGCGTCGAGGCCCGCTTCTGGGGAGGTATTACTGGGGAGGGGTCGGCAAGCGGGAGAAGCCTACTGCGGGAATTCGGGAGCTGCGCGCATGGTCAGACAAGAAGCGACTCCCATGGGGTCTCCTATGACGGCACAGGCCCAGCACCACGCACACAAAGCTAAtgaggatggatggagagTGTTTTTTTCATTGAATTCAGGTCTGATTCGGTTGGTTGGGAAATCGGTTCTTCGGCATTTGCACAAGGGGGTTCATGCATGGTAGGCGACTACCATGACAGCGATCTTCGACAACCTACCAGGGGGCTCTTGGGAGCGTCTTAGCAAAGTCCTACGAAGTTGAGAATCTTGACGCGGCTGCCTATGGCAGACGTGGAAAAGGATGCTCTCCTCAGGACACTTGTGCTTGGACTCTCAACACTGCGCCTTCATCATCCATAGACCGTCATCGGTCTGACAAGCTTAAATTTTTTGGTGGAGGCGGAGCACGGATAGTTGTGGACTTGTCGACGAGCGGTGGAACCAACCAAAGCGCAGTAGCTTCTCAATTTAAACAATGTCGCGCGGTAACCATTTCGCTTGTGGCCCATAATGGTGAATTTCGTGACGTGGCGTACGCATGTGCGTGCTGTGCTTAGTAGGGGGAGGATCCTAGGCAGCATCGCCTTGCAACGATGAAGGCGAGTCCTATGTTTCCATGATATATTGACTGAACGGCGAACTATTGTGGGGAGCTGAGGTGGTCTACCTAGTGTAGGACTAcgctacctacctatctcGAGTGCACGGTCAAGGCGGGAAGCCTGGCCGCTGATGGGTATGCCCAATTGGCATGGTTGGGGTTGGTATCATGAGGCTGTACGGGTCAGGTGCAGCCTTGAGTATTCCCAGACCAGCTGACTGAATGATTCAGGAAGTGTAATTCGAGACAAATAAATCATCGGGCGAAAAAGAACGAAAAAGTATATCTCGTGGCAATATCCCACTTAGGTTGTGGTTCAGTAGACTGATTATCTGCTCTCTTTTCTGGACGAAAATTTTTATTGACGCAATCGCATTGGCAACCAAGCTGACCGCACAATCCTAGTCGCGATTCTGAAGCTCACCAGGACGTTTGGTTAGAGCCTGCCACCGGTTTGCCCCGTCAGGTACATGACGtttgctcttcttcccttgTTCTCTCACATACCAACTCCAGTTTCCCTATTCAAACTTCATCTTCCACCAGCGTAGTGGGGATGGGCGGCTAGGTGGTACGGTACGGTACGGTACTCTACACTACCTAGTCGGGCTAGAAGACCGACGGGCCAGGAGCCCAAAGCCACGTCCGTTTTCGCCTGCTTCCTGTCTCAACTCCTCATCACACACATATCCCGACACATGTCCCGTTTTTTTGTTTATTCTCGAGATCTTTGTTGTTGTGTAGTCAATCGCCTCTGTCCATCGTTCTCGGTTCCAAAGACGG belongs to Colletotrichum higginsianum IMI 349063 chromosome 5, whole genome shotgun sequence and includes:
- a CDS encoding Casein kinase I hhp1 — encoded protein: MTTMASSALSSFAYNDPILPALVALSVGFCSPLTSSMQDLRVGNKYRIGRKIGSGSFGDIYLGTNIISGEEIAIKLESVKAKHPQLEYEARVYKSLAGGVGIPFVRWFGTECDYNAMVLDLLGPSLEDLFNFCNRKFSLKTVLLLADQLISRIEYIHAKSFIHRDIKPDNFLMGIGKRGNQVNVIDFGLAKKYRDPKTHFHIPYRENKNLTGTARYASINTHLGVEQSRRDDMESLGYVMLYFCRGSLPWQGLKAATKKQKYDRIMEKKMTTPTEVLCRGFPNEFAIYLNYTRSLRFDDKPDYSYLRKIFRDLFVREGFQYDYVFDWTVYKYQKNAQAIAQAAGATQEEDEKARASRTNAATAGQPTPQSGANKPNALPSSRRKVIERGSGAGVDTPDTNRAFALGYEKRRSCTWFELLSAEVILDGGNHVHLSNMF